A genomic segment from Chlorogloeopsis sp. ULAP01 encodes:
- a CDS encoding cupredoxin domain-containing protein: MNKIAIIGSVASLGLVFGIASNKAVAQMSHEQMQPSQTKQTSQFHRIEQPLWAKAAVTAGGLGLIGLELWWFLLSKPKSQKAQSKQGIQEVTITVDGGYEPSQVVVNAGQKVRLNFYRKDSSSCLEEIRFPDFHIAQQLPLNQVTPIEFTPNEPGTYTFTCGMNMFRGEVKVEAGQVQSPKEHEIMADIQPIMTTPANQNKNGTGAVHAIVEQGVQRITVQVDKGYTPNHIVVKAGQRVQLNFLRQDPSGCLAQILIPDFGIAADLPLNETTTIEFTPEKAGEYAFTCGMNMFRGVIEVEPSNALRTQQFSTQISA, from the coding sequence ATGAACAAAATAGCAATCATTGGTAGTGTTGCGAGTTTGGGATTGGTGTTTGGAATTGCTTCTAACAAAGCAGTTGCACAGATGTCCCACGAACAAATGCAACCATCTCAAACAAAACAAACAAGTCAGTTCCATCGCATCGAACAACCCTTATGGGCAAAAGCAGCCGTTACAGCTGGCGGATTAGGATTGATAGGACTGGAGTTATGGTGGTTTCTGCTGAGTAAGCCAAAATCGCAAAAAGCGCAATCAAAGCAGGGCATTCAGGAGGTAACAATTACCGTCGATGGTGGATATGAACCAAGCCAAGTGGTAGTTAATGCAGGTCAAAAAGTTCGTCTCAACTTCTACCGTAAAGATTCTAGCAGCTGCCTTGAAGAAATCAGATTTCCTGACTTCCATATTGCCCAACAGCTACCCCTAAACCAAGTTACTCCAATTGAGTTCACTCCCAACGAGCCAGGAACTTACACCTTTACCTGCGGCATGAATATGTTTCGAGGCGAAGTTAAAGTCGAAGCTGGGCAAGTTCAATCTCCAAAAGAGCATGAAATTATGGCAGATATTCAACCAATAATGACAACACCCGCAAACCAGAACAAGAATGGAACAGGCGCTGTACACGCCATTGTAGAACAGGGAGTCCAGAGAATCACTGTTCAGGTTGATAAAGGCTACACACCCAACCATATTGTAGTTAAAGCAGGGCAAAGAGTTCAACTTAACTTTCTACGTCAAGATCCCAGTGGTTGCCTTGCTCAAATACTGATTCCTGATTTTGGCATTGCTGCCGATCTACCCTTAAATGAAACAACTACAATCGAGTTCACACCTGAAAAAGCTGGAGAATACGCCTTTACCTGTGGCATGAATATGTTTCGCGGTGTGATTGAAGTAGAGCCATCCAATGCTCTTCGCACACAGCAGTTTTCTACGCAGATTTCAGCATGA
- a CDS encoding efflux RND transporter periplasmic adaptor subunit gives MESFESQPSNSKRQFAPKLTPGFWAMLALLLVGGGVGFWQFLAPDKESPPTAASQPPATKVQVATVQSATIEESAEFVASLQSRRSVTLRPRIQGQVSQILVRAGDRVKKGTPILKVDAKQQQASVDSRIAAYESTQADLQTAQAEEASAQAEAKNATATLKALQARRVSEQSDLKLNQREYERFNQLYREGAASLQILEQRRNSLEAAKAKIAQTDADIAAQEAMITRAQAAIAKAKATIVKNQRLVNQAQANVKEQAAQLQFYTIAAPFAGIVGDIPVKVGDFVDTSTQLITVSENGLLEVNISVPAEQVAQLRLGSLVELVDGSGRKVGTSRVFFIAPNTANQTQSVLVKALLDNSQARVRTDQFVRARVILDRRPGVRIPTTAVTRLAKETFVFVVEESRTHSAQSQFVARQKPVELGSIEDNQYQVLKGLQPGERIIISSLLGLRDGAPIVPESKKSN, from the coding sequence ATGGAATCTTTTGAGTCTCAACCTTCAAATAGTAAACGTCAGTTCGCACCAAAATTAACACCGGGCTTCTGGGCAATGTTAGCCTTGCTCCTAGTTGGTGGCGGCGTTGGTTTTTGGCAGTTTCTCGCTCCGGATAAGGAATCACCTCCAACGGCAGCTAGCCAACCCCCAGCAACAAAGGTACAAGTTGCGACGGTGCAAAGTGCCACTATAGAGGAAAGCGCTGAATTTGTTGCAAGTCTTCAGTCTCGTCGTTCTGTCACTCTGCGACCGAGAATTCAGGGTCAGGTCTCTCAGATACTTGTTCGGGCAGGGGATCGGGTTAAAAAAGGTACTCCGATTTTGAAGGTTGATGCAAAGCAGCAACAAGCTTCTGTTGACAGTAGAATCGCAGCTTATGAGTCCACTCAGGCTGATTTACAAACAGCCCAAGCAGAAGAGGCAAGTGCCCAAGCCGAAGCAAAAAATGCAACAGCGACACTCAAAGCGTTACAAGCTCGGCGAGTTTCCGAACAGTCCGATCTAAAACTCAATCAGCGCGAGTACGAGCGCTTCAACCAACTATATCGAGAAGGAGCTGCCAGTTTGCAAATCCTAGAGCAAAGGCGAAACAGCTTGGAAGCTGCCAAAGCCAAGATTGCTCAGACGGATGCTGACATTGCAGCCCAAGAAGCCATGATTACTAGAGCACAGGCAGCGATCGCTAAGGCAAAGGCAACAATTGTTAAGAACCAGAGGTTAGTTAACCAAGCTCAGGCAAACGTAAAGGAGCAAGCAGCACAGCTTCAGTTTTATACAATTGCTGCGCCGTTTGCAGGTATTGTGGGTGATATTCCCGTTAAAGTGGGTGATTTTGTCGATACGTCTACCCAGTTAATTACCGTTTCTGAAAACGGTTTATTAGAGGTTAACATTTCGGTTCCAGCAGAACAGGTAGCTCAATTGCGGTTAGGAAGTTTAGTAGAGTTGGTAGACGGTTCTGGGCGGAAAGTCGGTACCAGTCGCGTATTTTTCATTGCGCCCAACACAGCAAATCAGACACAATCAGTACTCGTCAAGGCGCTGTTGGATAATTCTCAAGCTAGAGTGCGAACCGACCAATTTGTTCGAGCGCGGGTGATTTTGGATCGGCGTCCTGGAGTCCGCATTCCTACAACTGCTGTAACTCGTTTAGCCAAAGAGACGTTTGTGTTTGTAGTTGAAGAATCGCGAACGCACTCTGCCCAATCTCAGTTTGTGGCTCGGCAAAAACCTGTTGAACTAGGCAGTATTGAAGACAATCAATACCAGGTTTTGAAAGGATTGCAGCCCGGAGAACGAATCATCATCTCTAGTTTGCTTGGTTTAAGGGATGGTGCGCCAATTGTTCCTGAATCCAAGAAAAGCAATTGA
- a CDS encoding heavy metal translocating P-type ATPase, whose product MQRHNKHHGHQQPQQEYVGHDEHQKQLADVRQDLHEAGQQHSHHDKHAGHRPEIFKRRFFICLVLSLPVLYYAPMFEMWFGYRAIAFPGSEWIAPILSTVIYFYGGWVFLRGAWRELHSKIGMMTLIALAITVAFIYSLAVSFGLRGEPFYWELVTLVDIMLLGHWIEMASVQGASRALENLAELVPTVAHRLVNGRIEDVQVDTLQHDDLILVRPGEQIPIDGEVTEGASSVNEAFLTGESRPVTKHINDEVVAGSVNGDGALTVKVTRTGEQTTLSQIMRLVEEAQSSKSRYQALADQLAYWLTLIAIAVATLTFLVWLAFAPDSTFAINRAVTVLVIACPHALGLAIPLVIVNATAMSAKHGILVRSREAFERARNIQTIAFDKTGTLTEGRFGVQRIYTDQIDELKALRIAATLESLSEHPLAQAIVQEADRRQIEFTKGEDFQAIPGSGVEGTVNNQRYRVGRPEWVRELKLKFPAALQAGLEQSESRGESAIVLMDDQQVLAVFGLADQVREPAREAVARLQEMGVQVVMITGDAEAVAKTVAEDLNIDRYYARVLPQDKASIIRRLKAEKPTAFVGDGINDAPALTEADLGLAIGAGTNVAIESADLVLINSSPLDATYALKLAKATYNKMLQNLFWATGYNIIAIPLAAGVAYSFGILLSPAVGAILMSVSTVVVSINAMLLRRLRLRG is encoded by the coding sequence ATGCAACGCCATAATAAGCATCACGGGCATCAGCAACCCCAGCAAGAGTACGTTGGACATGATGAACATCAGAAACAGCTTGCTGATGTCCGTCAGGATTTACATGAAGCTGGACAGCAACATTCCCACCACGATAAGCACGCAGGCCATCGTCCAGAAATCTTTAAGCGACGATTCTTCATCTGCCTAGTGCTAAGTTTGCCTGTGCTGTACTACGCACCCATGTTTGAAATGTGGTTTGGGTATCGCGCGATCGCCTTTCCTGGTTCAGAGTGGATCGCCCCAATTCTCAGTACAGTCATCTACTTTTATGGCGGTTGGGTTTTTCTGCGCGGGGCATGGCGGGAATTGCACAGCAAGATTGGCATGATGACGCTGATTGCGCTCGCCATCACCGTTGCTTTTATTTACAGTCTCGCTGTTTCGTTTGGGCTGAGAGGCGAACCGTTTTACTGGGAACTGGTAACACTCGTTGACATCATGCTGCTAGGGCACTGGATCGAGATGGCATCGGTTCAGGGAGCAAGTCGAGCCTTAGAGAATTTAGCAGAACTCGTACCTACCGTGGCACATCGTTTGGTAAATGGACGAATTGAGGATGTTCAGGTCGATACGCTACAACACGATGACCTAATTCTGGTTCGTCCCGGTGAACAAATTCCGATCGATGGCGAAGTCACAGAAGGTGCTTCGAGTGTGAATGAAGCTTTTCTGACTGGGGAATCCCGCCCAGTCACCAAGCATATTAATGATGAAGTGGTTGCCGGATCTGTAAATGGAGATGGCGCATTGACTGTGAAAGTCACTCGCACAGGTGAACAAACCACCCTCAGCCAAATCATGCGCCTGGTTGAGGAAGCGCAAAGCTCTAAAAGCCGCTATCAAGCCTTAGCGGATCAATTAGCGTATTGGTTGACGCTGATTGCGATCGCAGTTGCAACACTGACCTTCCTTGTTTGGCTGGCATTCGCTCCTGATAGTACTTTTGCGATTAATCGTGCTGTCACGGTGCTAGTGATTGCTTGTCCACACGCATTAGGCTTGGCGATCCCACTCGTAATTGTCAATGCAACAGCGATGTCTGCCAAACATGGAATTTTAGTTCGCAGTCGAGAAGCCTTTGAGCGAGCAAGAAACATTCAAACGATCGCCTTCGATAAAACTGGGACATTAACAGAAGGACGATTTGGAGTTCAACGAATTTACACAGATCAAATTGATGAACTCAAAGCGTTAAGAATTGCGGCAACATTAGAATCGCTCTCTGAACATCCTCTGGCTCAAGCGATCGTGCAAGAAGCCGATCGTCGTCAGATTGAATTTACTAAAGGCGAGGATTTTCAAGCGATTCCCGGTAGCGGTGTGGAAGGCACAGTGAACAATCAACGTTATCGAGTCGGTAGACCCGAATGGGTACGCGAGTTAAAGCTGAAATTTCCAGCAGCCTTACAAGCAGGATTAGAGCAAAGTGAGTCGCGGGGAGAAAGCGCGATCGTTCTTATGGATGACCAGCAAGTACTGGCTGTTTTTGGGTTAGCCGATCAAGTGCGGGAACCTGCAAGAGAAGCAGTCGCGAGATTGCAGGAAATGGGTGTGCAAGTGGTGATGATTACGGGCGATGCCGAAGCGGTTGCCAAGACCGTTGCCGAGGATTTGAACATCGATCGCTACTATGCCCGTGTGCTACCACAGGATAAAGCCTCAATTATCCGCAGACTCAAAGCCGAAAAACCAACTGCGTTTGTGGGAGATGGCATTAATGATGCGCCTGCTCTAACCGAGGCAGATTTAGGACTGGCGATCGGGGCTGGAACCAATGTCGCAATTGAATCAGCAGATTTGGTATTAATCAATAGTAGCCCCCTCGATGCCACCTATGCATTGAAGTTGGCAAAAGCGACTTACAATAAAATGCTGCAAAATCTGTTTTGGGCAACGGGTTACAACATCATTGCTATTCCTTTAGCCGCAGGAGTCGCTTATTCCTTTGGAATTCTATTGTCTCCGGCAGTAGGCGCTATCTTGATGAGCGTTTCGACCGTTGTTGTTTCGATTAATGCCATGTTATTACGTCGGCTTAGACTCAGAGGCTAA
- a CDS encoding heavy-metal-associated domain-containing protein yields MTLQFKVPKLVCSTCSKTITEAIQKVDANATVQTDPKTKLINVETQASRTAIETAIASAGYPSAA; encoded by the coding sequence ATGACATTACAATTTAAAGTTCCTAAACTGGTTTGCTCTACTTGCTCCAAAACTATCACTGAAGCAATTCAAAAGGTTGATGCTAACGCTACTGTTCAGACCGATCCAAAAACTAAATTAATCAACGTAGAAACTCAAGCATCTAGAACAGCTATTGAGACAGCAATCGCGTCGGCAGGCTATCCATCAGCCGCTTAA
- a CDS encoding TVP38/TMEM64 family protein produces MKRRKRIKILFNRQNAFAMALLLLCLSICYWLLHFEVKLLTPEGFRQGVKNLGVLGPLVYIGILTLSVVVSPIPSAPLAVVAGAMWGTILAGIYSVIGGFLGSLIAYFLGRTLGRSAIKALTGKIIYFSKQRGETYLSWLIFITRLLPIFSFDLISYAAGIAGLSLAKYAIATFLGMIPSTFLLTYMGGVFKIGMPLGIAISIVFLIILIGLPWLIRRYNWLGMKDVFRVE; encoded by the coding sequence GTGAAAAGACGAAAAAGGATAAAAATCCTGTTTAATCGTCAAAATGCCTTTGCTATGGCACTTTTACTGCTGTGCTTATCAATCTGCTATTGGCTGCTGCATTTTGAGGTTAAGCTGTTGACACCAGAGGGCTTTAGACAAGGAGTTAAAAATTTAGGAGTCCTTGGTCCATTAGTCTATATCGGCATATTGACTTTATCTGTAGTTGTTAGTCCTATTCCCAGTGCGCCGTTAGCAGTCGTCGCTGGTGCTATGTGGGGAACGATTCTAGCAGGAATTTACAGTGTGATCGGGGGCTTTCTAGGTAGTTTAATTGCTTACTTTTTAGGGCGCACTTTAGGGCGTTCGGCAATCAAAGCTTTGACTGGGAAAATTATCTATTTCTCTAAGCAACGAGGAGAAACCTATCTTAGCTGGTTAATTTTTATTACGCGCCTGCTGCCAATCTTTTCTTTTGACCTGATTAGCTACGCTGCGGGGATTGCTGGTCTTTCTCTTGCTAAATATGCTATTGCCACTTTTTTGGGCATGATTCCTTCGACGTTTTTACTGACTTATATGGGAGGAGTTTTTAAGATAGGGATGCCTTTGGGAATCGCTATTTCTATTGTTTTTCTGATCATCCTCATTGGTTTGCCTTGGTTAATTAGGCGCTATAACTGGCTAGGCATGAAAGATGTTTTTCGCGTGGAGTAA
- a CDS encoding heavy metal-responsive transcriptional regulator has protein sequence MLAQETQKQIGLVAKESGIPIKTIRYYEDLGLLKASGRTEGGFRLFNSSVFARLSFIKRAQSLGLSLLEIKEFLDVHDQGDLPCDHIKVKLNDKIAEIEYQIEQLQVLKLELERLLSDWKPVSEISENTICPIIEPT, from the coding sequence ATGTTAGCCCAAGAAACCCAGAAGCAAATTGGTTTAGTTGCTAAGGAAAGCGGCATTCCCATCAAAACGATTCGTTACTATGAAGACCTGGGCTTGCTCAAAGCTTCGGGCAGGACTGAGGGTGGATTTCGATTATTTAACTCCAGTGTTTTTGCCCGCCTAAGCTTTATCAAGCGTGCCCAGAGCCTTGGATTGAGCTTGTTAGAGATTAAAGAGTTTTTGGATGTGCATGACCAAGGGGACTTGCCCTGCGACCATATTAAAGTAAAACTGAATGATAAAATTGCAGAAATCGAATACCAAATCGAACAGCTACAAGTATTGAAGTTAGAGTTAGAAAGGCTACTTTCGGACTGGAAACCTGTTTCTGAAATATCTGAAAATACAATTTGTCCAATTATCGAGCCGACTTAA
- the fldA gene encoding flavodoxin FldA — protein sequence MAKIGLFYGTQTGNTQTEAELIQKEFGGDSVVDIYDISKVESSDFENYNYIIIGCPTWNIGELQYDWNNFFDELDNIDFNGKKVAYFGVGDQNGYPDSFQDAMGILEEKISELGGETVGYWSTEGYDFTESKALRDGKFVGLALDEDNQSELTQERIKTWVAQLKQEFARSGVKFHEDSLIGL from the coding sequence ATGGCTAAAATTGGCTTATTTTACGGAACTCAAACTGGGAATACCCAAACGGAAGCCGAACTTATTCAGAAAGAGTTTGGTGGCGATAGCGTTGTCGATATCTACGACATTTCTAAAGTAGAATCGAGCGATTTCGAGAACTACAACTACATCATCATCGGATGTCCTACCTGGAATATAGGTGAATTGCAATACGACTGGAATAATTTCTTTGACGAGCTAGACAATATCGATTTTAACGGCAAGAAAGTTGCCTACTTTGGGGTTGGTGACCAGAACGGCTACCCCGACTCTTTTCAAGACGCAATGGGCATCTTAGAAGAAAAGATTTCAGAACTTGGGGGTGAAACTGTCGGCTACTGGTCAACTGAGGGCTACGACTTTACGGAGTCAAAAGCATTGCGTGACGGTAAGTTTGTTGGTTTAGCGCTAGATGAAGATAACCAATCTGAGTTAACGCAGGAACGGATCAAAACTTGGGTTGCTCAGTTGAAACAGGAGTTTGCACGCTCTGGAGTCAAGTTTCATGAAGATAGCTTGATCGGACTTTAG
- a CDS encoding DUF4158 domain-containing protein: protein MDTNCLEQYRNSETKWEHTALIKQRYSYQEFHSQPEHWKLVRWLYQRSTLSPESPSVLFDLTTARLAERKILLPGVSVLAGAAFIWIPGVGPTLIIGHLASTALLGGIEGAVAGAVGGGVLGTLTGWGISAQHVLKYEDKLKDGK, encoded by the coding sequence TTGGATACAAACTGCTTAGAACAATACCGAAATTCCGAGACCAAATGGGAGCATACAGCGTTAATTAAACAACGCTACAGCTATCAAGAATTTCACTCCCAACCAGAACACTGGAAACTGGTGCGTTGGCTCTACCAACGGTCAACTTTAAGTCCAGAATCTCCCAGCGTTTTGTTTGACTTAACTACAGCACGGTTGGCAGAACGGAAAATACTGTTACCAGGGGTGAGTGTGCTTGCTGGTGCAGCTTTTATTTGGATTCCTGGTGTTGGACCAACGTTAATAATTGGACACTTAGCCAGCACAGCATTATTAGGTGGTATTGAAGGTGCTGTGGCTGGTGCAGTTGGAGGAGGAGTGCTAGGCACTTTAACAGGCTGGGGAATTTCTGCACAGCACGTCCTCAAGTATGAAGATAAGCTCAAAGATGGTAAGTAG
- a CDS encoding efflux RND transporter permease subunit, giving the protein MFADFFIKRPVFAIVCSLIVLVLGLISIPTLPVEQYPDISPVQISVTANYVGASAQIVEETVTSVLERQINGVEGMRYMNSTSSNDGNSTITITFEQGYDINVAASDVQNRVLLAQPKLPEVVQKTGVAVTKQSSGIVLAMALYSEDDRYDDTFISNYADLYVLDPLRRINGVGNVLSFGERRYAMRIWLDPNRLAGRNLTAQDVVNALNQQNLQLGIGAIGQPPAPDGQKFQIDLQAVGRLREAKEFENIILKAGNDGTLIKLKDVGRAELGAESYSTFARYNGHISVGYQIIQIPGSNALEIAKAAKAEMARLAKNFPPGLTYEIPYDSSRFVEASFWEVVKTLIESIVLVVGVIFIFLQDWRTTIVPAIVIPVSLIGTFAFVKVFNFSLNSLTLFGLTLATGMVVDDAIIIVEDVVRLLEEKSISPRQAASQAMHELFGAVIATSLVLMAVFVPVGFFPGTTGQLYKQFALTIAFSITLSTFNAITFTPAVSAILLRRGQQPRGWLGWFFARVNDLLDWMRRGYQRILSTVTRFKMVVLLLFTVSLVLTGWLYLRVPQAFLPEEDQGYFVNLIQGSDGVSLNYTRSVVMKAEKELLNVPEIEGVFAMGGVSFSGNTPNRGLIMAPLKSWSERQKPEQSVSAILNRVRAPLMGIPEAPVLAVNPPTIQSLGSVGGFVFQLQDRGDQSNRDINALDRVKNELISRANQTPGLQGVFSTYTANAPQLIVEVDRSKAEALQVPIDEIFSTLQTFIGSRYVNDFNEFGRTYRVYVQADSQFRSNPKDVGRLYVRSRVGNMIPLSNVVTIKSTTGAQTINHYNLYRSIEINGAAAPGFSSGQAITAMEKLAAEVLPANFGFEWSGISLEEVESGGQAPIIFSLGVFFVFLVLAAQYNNFVDPLIIMLAVPLAVLGALSAQSLRGLYNDVYCQVGLVMLIGLASKNSILIVEFANQLREQGLSITKAVVQAAQARLRPILMTTVSTLIGSYPLLVATGAGSASRLSLGTAVFGGMFVSTFLSLFVVPILYIIIIKIRQQLVRSRNALLPD; this is encoded by the coding sequence ATGTTCGCAGATTTCTTCATCAAGCGACCTGTCTTTGCGATCGTCTGCTCCCTGATAGTTTTGGTGTTGGGGCTAATTAGCATTCCAACGCTGCCTGTAGAGCAGTATCCAGACATTAGCCCCGTTCAAATTAGTGTCACAGCTAACTATGTTGGAGCCAGTGCTCAAATTGTCGAAGAAACCGTGACATCGGTTTTAGAGCGACAGATTAATGGTGTCGAAGGCATGAGATATATGAACTCGACCAGCAGCAATGATGGTAATAGCACAATTACCATTACTTTTGAGCAGGGCTATGACATCAATGTTGCAGCCTCTGATGTACAGAATCGTGTCTTGCTGGCACAACCCAAATTACCAGAAGTGGTACAAAAGACAGGAGTCGCGGTTACAAAACAATCAAGTGGGATTGTTTTAGCGATGGCATTATACAGCGAGGACGATCGCTACGATGATACGTTTATTAGTAACTATGCAGATTTGTATGTGTTAGACCCGCTCAGACGTATCAATGGCGTGGGAAATGTCCTATCCTTTGGAGAACGTCGCTATGCCATGCGAATTTGGCTCGATCCCAATCGCCTTGCTGGTCGTAATCTGACGGCTCAAGATGTGGTGAATGCCCTCAATCAACAAAATTTACAGTTAGGCATCGGTGCAATCGGACAACCACCCGCCCCTGATGGGCAAAAGTTCCAGATCGATTTGCAAGCTGTTGGACGACTGCGAGAAGCCAAGGAGTTTGAGAATATCATCCTCAAAGCAGGAAATGACGGGACGCTGATCAAACTGAAAGATGTTGGGCGGGCGGAACTGGGGGCAGAAAGTTACAGCACATTTGCTCGCTATAACGGTCACATCTCTGTAGGCTATCAAATCATCCAGATTCCTGGCAGTAACGCCTTAGAAATTGCTAAGGCGGCTAAGGCAGAGATGGCAAGACTGGCAAAGAATTTTCCACCAGGATTAACCTATGAAATCCCCTATGATTCTTCCCGATTTGTTGAGGCATCCTTTTGGGAAGTGGTCAAAACGCTGATTGAATCGATTGTGCTAGTTGTTGGAGTAATTTTCATTTTCTTGCAAGATTGGCGGACTACCATTGTTCCAGCGATTGTGATCCCGGTTTCCTTAATTGGCACTTTTGCATTTGTCAAAGTGTTTAATTTTTCACTTAATAGTCTGACTTTATTTGGTTTAACCCTGGCGACCGGAATGGTTGTCGATGATGCAATCATTATTGTTGAAGATGTGGTTCGTTTGCTTGAGGAAAAAAGTATCAGTCCGCGTCAGGCGGCTTCTCAAGCAATGCACGAATTGTTTGGAGCTGTAATTGCCACCTCGCTAGTTCTGATGGCGGTTTTCGTTCCGGTTGGCTTCTTTCCGGGAACAACAGGACAACTCTACAAACAATTTGCACTAACGATCGCATTTTCGATTACGCTTTCCACCTTTAATGCCATTACATTTACTCCTGCCGTGTCCGCCATACTATTACGTCGAGGACAACAACCACGCGGCTGGCTTGGCTGGTTTTTTGCAAGGGTAAATGACCTTCTCGACTGGATGCGCAGAGGCTATCAACGGATTCTCAGCACTGTTACTCGCTTTAAGATGGTTGTGTTGCTGTTATTTACCGTGTCGTTGGTATTAACAGGCTGGTTGTATCTGCGCGTTCCTCAAGCATTTCTGCCAGAGGAAGATCAAGGCTATTTTGTCAACCTGATTCAGGGTTCGGATGGGGTTTCATTGAATTATACTCGCTCAGTCGTCATGAAAGCCGAAAAAGAATTACTCAACGTCCCTGAGATTGAAGGCGTATTTGCAATGGGCGGTGTTAGTTTTAGCGGCAACACTCCCAATCGCGGATTGATTATGGCTCCCCTCAAATCGTGGTCAGAGCGGCAAAAGCCAGAGCAATCGGTATCAGCAATTCTCAATCGGGTACGCGCACCGTTGATGGGAATTCCAGAAGCACCTGTTCTAGCCGTCAATCCTCCAACTATCCAGAGTCTTGGCAGTGTAGGCGGTTTTGTGTTTCAACTGCAAGACCGAGGCGATCAAAGCAATCGAGACATTAATGCACTGGATCGAGTCAAGAACGAGCTAATTAGCCGCGCCAATCAAACTCCAGGATTGCAAGGAGTCTTTAGTACCTATACTGCCAACGCGCCCCAGTTGATAGTTGAAGTAGATCGAAGCAAAGCAGAAGCTCTACAGGTTCCAATCGATGAAATTTTCAGTACCCTACAAACTTTTATCGGTTCGCGCTATGTAAATGATTTTAACGAATTTGGGCGAACATACCGCGTTTATGTTCAAGCAGACTCACAATTTCGCTCTAACCCAAAAGATGTTGGTCGCTTGTATGTACGCTCAAGAGTTGGCAACATGATACCCCTTAGTAACGTTGTAACGATTAAATCAACGACTGGAGCACAAACAATTAATCACTATAACCTTTACCGCTCCATTGAAATCAACGGAGCCGCTGCTCCTGGGTTTAGTTCTGGGCAAGCAATTACGGCTATGGAAAAGCTAGCGGCTGAGGTTTTACCCGCAAATTTCGGTTTTGAATGGTCGGGAATCTCCTTAGAAGAAGTGGAATCTGGCGGTCAAGCTCCAATTATTTTCAGTTTGGGGGTCTTTTTTGTTTTCCTTGTACTGGCAGCGCAATACAACAATTTTGTCGATCCTTTAATCATTATGCTAGCGGTTCCCCTGGCAGTCTTGGGAGCTTTATCGGCTCAATCTCTGCGGGGTTTGTACAACGATGTTTACTGTCAAGTTGGTTTAGTCATGCTGATTGGTTTAGCCAGCAAGAATTCGATTTTGATTGTAGAATTTGCCAACCAGCTACGAGAACAGGGACTTTCAATTACTAAGGCAGTAGTGCAAGCTGCACAAGCACGATTGCGTCCTATTCTCATGACAACGGTTTCAACTTTGATCGGCAGCTATCCACTGCTTGTTGCAACAGGAGCTGGATCTGCCAGCCGGCTGTCATTGGGGACGGCGGTTTTTGGTGGGATGTTCGTTTCTACGTTTTTGAGCTTGTTTGTAGTGCCAATACTCTACATCATTATTATTAAGATTCGCCAACAGCTGGTGCGATCGCGCAATGCGCTATTACCTGACTAA
- a CDS encoding heavy metal-responsive transcriptional regulator, whose translation MLVQEEVKLIGSVAKSSGIPIKTIRYYEELGLLKASGRTEGGFRLFHSDVLARLNFIKRAQSLGLSLLEIKEFLDVHDGGNLPCEHIKTKLKDKLTAIDEQIQQLLILRQELEGLLSGWEIIPETPEQTICPFIEKNLNN comes from the coding sequence ATGTTAGTCCAAGAAGAGGTAAAACTTATTGGTTCAGTTGCTAAGTCTAGCGGCATACCGATTAAAACAATTCGTTACTATGAAGAGTTAGGTCTACTTAAAGCATCAGGTCGAACCGAGGGTGGATTTAGATTATTTCACTCTGATGTTTTGGCTCGCTTGAACTTTATCAAACGTGCCCAAAGTCTTGGGTTATCTTTATTAGAAATTAAGGAATTCTTGGATGTTCATGATGGGGGTAACTTACCCTGCGAACATATAAAAACTAAGTTAAAAGATAAGCTGACAGCCATTGATGAACAAATTCAGCAATTACTCATTCTGAGGCAAGAGTTAGAAGGACTGCTTTCAGGTTGGGAAATTATACCTGAAACTCCAGAGCAAACAATTTGTCCTTTTATTGAAAAAAACTTAAACAATTAA
- a CDS encoding heavy-metal-associated domain-containing protein: MKVQFLVPKMACSACVETITKAIQTIDATATVQANSKTKVVSVETQASETVIKQAIAAVGYPTA; the protein is encoded by the coding sequence ATGAAGGTGCAATTTTTGGTTCCCAAAATGGCTTGTTCTGCTTGTGTAGAAACTATTACCAAAGCTATTCAAACAATAGATGCTACTGCCACTGTGCAAGCCAATTCAAAAACAAAAGTTGTTAGTGTAGAAACTCAAGCATCAGAGACAGTAATTAAACAAGCGATCGCTGCGGTTGGCTATCCAACTGCATAA